From Anaerolineae bacterium, the proteins below share one genomic window:
- a CDS encoding FHA domain-containing protein yields MGHPSAFNPHAPGAPERQLQLVVHAGPLAGKGFPITGATLTIGRDATNDITLDDEQVSRYHARLLRQQDQVILEDLGSTNGTLVNGKPIMGQHVMQPADIISIGSSVFGVKGFTAPQTMGMTQLSSQPPPVPVPSAPVVPAPSSMPPPPLLPSRPSSAEPSRMTLLAIGGALALVVTLLIVAVLAVYYLFTPDRDTIAEIPKVTITAPLNNSQVRVNQPVTIQATASDPTGVERMELWVSGLKISEAVSPAQGQPTLTASFQWTPQAAGSYTLEVRAYNTRGAVSTPTVITVNAVGEGDNTPTPTPTATLTPTPATPTATPVPGAPSLTTRADLNVRGGPGTQYPLLGLLPTGATAEILGKDPTFQWWQIRFAPAPDQLGWVSADSAYSQVFNVENIPIVPAPPTPTNTPTQTPTPTATPTATTIPATYTSTPIPTNTPTPTDTPTATGEPTTIEFEVSPTSIEEGGECVTITWNVTGVKEIYFEGNGVGGSGNVTDCPKDTKTYTLRVVRKDNSEEIRERPVVVNNPIVSRGLITVEANQTLDVDKGEIPGDDFWWRVEPATRRFEVQAGVQLAPMRTVNNLKELTKNECNNADFSAYSFIDGSDVVTDPNNALVSGRSVCYKTNQGRLGKLRFPEYSTGALRVEWLTWK; encoded by the coding sequence ATGGGACATCCGTCTGCCTTTAATCCACATGCGCCAGGGGCGCCCGAACGGCAGTTGCAACTGGTGGTTCACGCCGGCCCTTTAGCCGGGAAGGGTTTTCCCATTACGGGCGCTACCCTGACCATTGGTCGAGATGCAACGAATGACATTACTTTGGATGACGAACAGGTATCCAGGTATCATGCCCGTTTGCTGCGGCAGCAAGACCAGGTGATTTTGGAAGATCTGGGGAGCACCAATGGCACCCTGGTTAACGGCAAGCCCATTATGGGCCAGCACGTGATGCAGCCGGCCGATATTATCAGTATTGGCTCATCTGTGTTTGGGGTCAAAGGTTTTACCGCGCCCCAAACAATGGGGATGACCCAACTTTCATCCCAACCGCCGCCCGTGCCTGTGCCTTCCGCGCCGGTTGTGCCCGCGCCTTCCTCTATGCCGCCGCCGCCGCTCCTGCCGTCACGGCCGTCGTCGGCAGAACCGTCAAGGATGACGCTTTTGGCCATTGGCGGCGCGTTGGCCCTGGTGGTGACTCTCCTGATTGTGGCCGTGCTGGCTGTTTATTATCTATTCACGCCGGACCGTGATACCATAGCCGAGATCCCCAAAGTAACTATCACGGCGCCTCTCAATAACAGCCAGGTCCGGGTCAACCAGCCGGTGACTATCCAGGCTACGGCGTCGGACCCAACCGGGGTGGAGCGGATGGAGTTGTGGGTGAGCGGCCTGAAAATTAGTGAGGCGGTTAGCCCCGCCCAGGGACAACCCACTCTGACTGCCTCTTTTCAGTGGACGCCGCAAGCGGCCGGGTCTTATACTCTGGAAGTGCGGGCGTATAATACCCGGGGCGCGGTCAGTACCCCCACAGTGATTACGGTTAATGCCGTGGGAGAGGGCGACAATACACCCACGCCCACGCCTACGGCCACGCTAACGCCAACGCCGGCCACGCCCACCGCCACGCCCGTGCCGGGCGCACCCTCCCTGACTACCCGGGCTGATCTTAATGTGCGGGGTGGACCGGGCACGCAGTATCCCTTATTGGGCTTACTGCCCACCGGCGCCACTGCCGAAATCCTGGGTAAAGACCCCACTTTTCAATGGTGGCAAATCCGGTTTGCCCCGGCCCCGGATCAACTCGGTTGGGTTTCGGCGGATTCGGCCTATTCCCAAGTTTTTAACGTGGAAAATATTCCCATTGTTCCGGCTCCTCCTACGCCCACCAACACGCCAACCCAAACGCCTACCCCCACCGCTACCCCCACTGCCACCACCATCCCGGCCACTTATACTTCTACGCCTATCCCTACAAATACCCCTACCCCTACAGACACCCCCACTGCCACTGGCGAACCAACCACCATAGAGTTTGAAGTGTCGCCCACGTCTATTGAAGAAGGCGGCGAATGTGTGACGATTACCTGGAATGTGACCGGGGTGAAGGAAATTTACTTTGAAGGAAACGGCGTGGGCGGCAGCGGCAATGTGACCGATTGCCCCAAAGACACCAAAACCTATACCCTGCGCGTGGTCAGGAAGGATAATTCTGAAGAAATCAGAGAAAGACCGGTGGTGGTGAATAATCCCATTGTCTCCAGGGGGCTGATTACGGTTGAGGCCAATCAAACCCTGGACGTTGACAAAGGCGAGATTCCGGGCGACGATTTTTGGTGGCGGGTTGAACCTGCTACCAGAAGGTTTGAGGTGCAGGCCGGGGTGCAGTTGGCGCCAATGCGAACGGTTAATAACCTCAAAGAATTAACCAAGAATGAGTGCAACAATGCAGACTTTAGCGCGTATAGCTTCATTGATGGCAGCGATGTAGTCACCGATCCAAACAATGCCCTGGTTTCCGGGCGTTCTGTTTGTTACAAAACCAACCAGGGGCGACTGGGCAAACTTCGTTTCCCGGAATATAGTACGGGGGCGCTAAGAGTGGAATGGTTGACCTGGAAATAG
- a CDS encoding FHA domain-containing protein has product MYDNEPTMMGHGRPAASLVVRQGSQAGMSFSITGNQVIIGREEGLDIILQDPESSRRHSRISWQGGQYVIEDLGSTNGTFVNGVQITTPQILNPGDSIGIGQTALVFQMSGAQPGAYPYQAPPQQAPVYAMPSGAAPARESKTTQYLLYGCGCLLLLGICILVALAALVLLAPGLVEDFTGLDISLNLMHTYLNTV; this is encoded by the coding sequence ATGTATGATAATGAGCCAACAATGATGGGCCATGGCCGGCCCGCAGCCAGCCTGGTTGTTCGACAAGGTTCTCAGGCAGGGATGAGTTTTTCGATAACGGGCAACCAGGTGATCATTGGCCGCGAAGAAGGATTGGACATTATTTTGCAAGACCCTGAATCCTCTCGACGCCATAGTCGCATTAGTTGGCAAGGCGGGCAATATGTGATTGAGGACCTGGGCAGCACCAACGGCACGTTTGTTAACGGGGTGCAGATTACTACCCCTCAAATCCTCAATCCGGGCGATAGTATTGGCATTGGGCAAACAGCCCTGGTCTTTCAAATGTCGGGGGCGCAGCCCGGCGCGTATCCGTATCAGGCTCCGCCCCAGCAGGCGCCGGTCTATGCTATGCCGTCTGGCGCTGCCCCCGCCAGGGAAAGCAAAACCACCCAATATTTGCTCTATGGGTGTGGCTGCCTGCTTTTGCTGGGCATCTGTATTTTGGTGGCCTTGGCGGCGCTGGTTCTATTGGCCCCCGGCCTGGTTGAAGATTTTACCGGCCTTGATATCTCCTTGAACCTGATGCATACCTATTTGAATACGGTTTAA